TACCTGCAGGAGCTGCTACAATACATAACAGTTTGATTTTTGCAACACCATCCTGTTTAAGTCTTGAAATGGTTGCTGAAGCACTTCCACCTGTTGCAAGCATAGGATCAATAACCAGAACTTCCCTTTTATCGATTCCTTCAGGCATTTTATAATAGTATTCAACAGGCTCAAAAGTTTCCTCATCCCTGTAAAGACCAATATGGCCTATTTTTGCATTTGGAATTACATTGATGACACCATCAACCATACCCATTCCTGCTCTCAGGATTGGTACGATTGCATAGTTGTCTTCATTCAACATTCCAGTGTCCATTTTCTCAAGTGGAGTTTCAATTGTTGCTTCTTCTAGTTTAGCATCCTTCATTGCTTCATAAACAAGCAGTGTTGAGA
The DNA window shown above is from Methanobrevibacter sp. and carries:
- the upp gene encoding uracil phosphoribosyltransferase, which encodes MNENVLNHPLITHKLAILRDINTGTKEFRELVTEISTLLVYEAMKDAKLEEATIETPLEKMDTGMLNEDNYAIVPILRAGMGMVDGVINVIPNAKIGHIGLYRDEETFEPVEYYYKMPEGIDKREVLVIDPMLATGGSASATISRLKQDGVAKIKLLCIVAAPAGIKCIEDDHPDVEIFCATVDRELNENAYILPGLGDAGDRVYGTK